The DNA window tcaagaattaatCAAACAAGCTAGATTACATAAGAAAACCATTATGACAGTTGGATCAGGTCATTCACCAAGTGATTTAACCATGACTAAAGAATGGTTGTGTAATTTGGATAAATTTAATCATGTATTATTAGAACAACCTTATTATgcaccaaaatcaattactGATAAAACCCctgaaattaaatttgttgatttaacaGTTGAATCTGGCATAagaatttttgaattgaatgaatatttaaaaagaaataatttagcaattcaaaatttagGTTCAATTAGTGATCAATCTATTGCTGGATTAATTTCTACTGGTACTCATGGATCAACTCAATATCATGGATTAATTTCTCAACAAGTAGTATCAgtgaaatttttgaattcaattggAGAATTAATCACTTGTTCTAGTATTGATAAACCAGAATATTTCCGAGCCATTTTATTAAGTTTAGGGAAAATAGGAATAATTACTCATATCACTTTAAGAACTTGTCCTAAATATACcattaaatcaaaacaagaaatcattaattttgaaactttattgaataattgGAATAATATTTGGTTAGAATCAGAATTTATAAGAATTTGGTGGTTCCCATATACTAATAAATGTGTCTTATGGAGAgctaataaatcaattgatccaTTATCTGATCCAAGACCTTCATGGTATGGTACTAAATTGGGAAGATTTTTTTATGAATCTTTATTATGGATTAGTGTTAAATTTTTCCCTAAATTGACTccatttattgaaaaatttattttcaatcaacaatatGGTAAAGTAGAAACTTTAGGTAAAGGTGATATTGCTGTACAAAATTCAGTAGAAGGATTAAATATGGATTGTTTATTTAGTCAATTTGTTAATGAATGGTCATCTCCATTAAATTCTGGTCCagatatattaataaatttgaaaaaaatcattattgatgctgctgaaaaaaatgatttttatgTTCATGCTCCAATTGAAATAAGATGTTCTAATGTTACTTATTCTAATGAAccatttattgatgataacaATAAGAAATCATTATATCCATCTCAAGAATGGCTTTCAAATCGTTCCAAAACTAGTGCTGGACCAATTCCTGGTAACAATTTACGACCATATTTAGATAATTCTCCTAAATTACCATATTgtaaaaatgataaaattacaaatgatcaattaactttatttattaatgcTACAATGTATCGTCCATTTGGTACTAATGTTGAAACTCATAAATGgtttcaattatttgaaaatgttaTGAGTAAAGCTGGTGGTAAACCTCATTGGGctaaaaattttattggattaACTCAAGATGAAAAATATGATAAACTGTCAGATTTAAAAACTCAATTGGAATTTGGAGGTAAACCATTTTATACCATGTTAGGATTTAAACCggtaatgaaaaattggtttggtaaagatttgattgattttaataatgtGAGAAAACAAACTGACCCAGAAGGTGTTTTCCTTTCTGGTAAAGTATGGGCAGAAAGAAATGGGATTTTATTAGACTAAATAAAAGTAAGAGCTTTTTTGATTCCCTGACATATACACATAAacatatatgtatatatattacaCACACACAGAGAGAGAGTAAAgacatttttattttataggaagtttattttatttttgtttattgcacaattattataatgTACATAACATATTCTAtgaattgtttttggtTGTAATCTCTTTTATTTGAAAGGAGCTTTTAATGGATCAATAACTGTACCTTGTTTGACAATAATTCTTGGCATAGTCAATTTT is part of the Candida dubliniensis CD36 chromosome R, complete sequence genome and encodes:
- a CDS encoding L-galactono-gamma-lactone oxidase, putative; the protein is MADIPESLKPFVTNKLIHSTWAGTFLCKPQAIFQPRNVEEIQELIKQARLHKKTIMTVGSGHSPSDLTMTKEWLCNLDKFNHVLLEQPYYAPKSITDKTPEIKFVDLTVESGIRIFELNEYLKRNNLAIQNLGSISDQSIAGLISTGTHGSTQYHGLISQQVVSVKFLNSIGELITCSSIDKPEYFRAILLSLGKIGIITHITLRTCPKYTIKSKQEIINFETLLNNWNNIWLESEFIRIWWFPYTNKCVLWRANKSIDPLSDPRPSWYGTKLGRFFYESLLWISVKFFPKLTPFIEKFIFNQQYGKVETLGKGDIAVQNSVEGLNMDCLFSQFVNEWSSPLNSGPDILINLKKIIIDAAEKNDFYVHAPIEIRCSNVTYSNEPFIDDNNKKSLYPSQEWLSNRSKTSAGPIPGNNLRPYLDNSPKLPYCKNDKITNDQLTLFINATMYRPFGTNVETHKWFQLFENVMSKAGGKPHWAKNFIGLTQDEKYDKSSDLKTQLEFGGKPFYTMLGFKPVMKNWFGKDLIDFNNVRKQTDPEGVFLSGKVWAERNGILLD